The sequence AGCTTTGACGTAGCTTGAATCGAACTATTTATTGCAACCATATGCATATCACAACCTATAACCAACGACTACATTTCCCTTTTCTAACATTTTAAACCAAAAATTTCTATTTCTCTTTTTCTTAAGaaattgtttatatatatataaataaactaaaatatgttgaattatttaaaatataatttcaaatataattacatATCCTATCTCCTTAAAAATATGATTGacatattgattaaaaaaaaagaaattttaggaaaagtaaaaaaaattattagtaaagttatagagagagagagtataacaataattttaaataaagtttCATCATATCAATTGAAAATTAATAACTGCAATTCATTTTTCAttctgttaaaatatttttttcatgttctCAACATAATTATTACTTAACTCACAAATCTTTTCGCTTACTTGAATCTGTATGTTACTGTATTATATTTTAACATGGTTGCAAACATAAACATTATTCCCTCGGTCTCCCAAAATTCTGATACAAGACCAAATAATTCctaagttttaaaatatatgagacTCATATAGAACTATCATATAATTTGTCGATAACTTATAACTCATTTAACGAGATTCTATATTATACAAAATCTCGAGTTTAAAACTTAATCATAACAAACATCTGGTAAAAAAAACCATAGATCataatttgaatatatatgtgTACCTAACCTAACATTGTAATTTGTTAATAAGCAATAATAAACTGGAAGACCAACTAATACTTTGTTAGGTGTCATTAACTATCGTAAAAGGATGCCGTCGGGCCCAAATCTTTTATCATTGTCCTggtctttttattattatttataataattaggtaaattaaattaaattcctTGGATTGGATTTTCCACTTTAAATTCATATATGTCGCAATAAGTTAAGGTTTATCAACTTATAATTTAGTTACCTTCTGATTGTTCAAAATTTGGCAACTCTACAACGATTAGTGTAAATCTCTCTCTCTAATTCTCTATGTTAAGGAAATCCAAGTTAAGATTGTAAATCCAGATGAAACTCCAACGTTAACTTTGAAAACAAGATTTgaaagataattttaaaaatctccCATTGTATTTGACATATTAAAATTAAGTACTCGATACCTAAGATATCACATACATACCTTGATTTAGTCAAATATCCATAAAGAATCAAGTTCTGGAGTGTGAAATTTTATTCTTAAGCTCAACAAAAATGTCACAAAGAACTTCAACCTGTCTTTTgctaaaaatgaaaaagaaaacgTAGCTTCCCACAACCTCAACCTTGAGCTCTTCAGtactattttttgaaaaaagaaaagatttttttttccaaagaaTTACAGGACTTGTCCATCAGTGTTTGgcatcttcttcttcacaaaactTGGTGTAATGATCATGGCCCATTAGGTTGTTCATTTCATCGGCTTCGCTTATCTCGACCTTTATGATCCATCCTTTCTCATACGGGCTAGCATTTATCTTAATGCAGAATTCAACACAGTTGGTGAGAATAATAATATGGGGACAAGCACGGCACTGAAGTTTGTGCCAATGGTAACATTTTGTTTTCTAAAGAGGGCAACTCATTAAGTATAGATTGCTAGGCGTCAATCAGAATATAGCTACGATAAAGGTCTTGAGCAGAAGATTAGTCTTTATGGTTCTCTAACTAACCTACTATAAATCTCTTCACCATTGGTTATATTCTACACAATCAAACAATTTGATCAAACTATGAAAAATACACTCAAAATTCTGCAACACGAAATCATATAACAAAAAGGAGTCTTGTGGCATTGTCACTCGACCTGAATAAGTAGCCTTTAATCATTGCCAAATTCATCTATTCAAACAGCTTTTGTGCCAAGAATTATAGCTGCCTAAACCTCTTTACAATATAATTAGTGCAAATATATACACTGACGTTAAAAGAACGAGTGCAAAGAACGGGTGACACTGACTAGGAAGTGCCAAGTTAAATTTTGACTTGATAGCTGATAATTATTTGGATATAAATTATTCAAACCTGAGATGTTATAAAAATTGAGTGGTTGTATTGTTTTTGAGTCTGTAGATTGTATCACTGATTCTCAAAATAACATCATTGTGCGCAATAAACGTCAGCAAAGGTACGTACTAAAATACTAGAAAGAAAGACaataaaatacacaacataTCAATCACGTTGTCATATTGTTCATGGTACACTCCAATCAGGTAACTCTGCTGTAGTATCAATGATGATTCACTAGAGCCATAGCAACCAAATGCATAAATCAGTTATTTTGGCCTGTTGGGGATTTCAAAGAAACTCAAACAAGCACGCAATAATGCAACACGATAAGATCAGCCCTTCCTCTtttgttaatattatttttgttgttattttatttttttcaggaCTTTTTCTTCTGATGAATTTTTTTCTTCTGTCCCATTCTCATTCATTCTTCCATAATATCACAAGCTGAAGCATTGGAAAAACTACCAGTGGAAACAAAATGACAAAGAAAGAAATTACTGAAGAAAGGGTTACGACCACCATTTGCGAATTGGTGAAAACACCGAAGGACAAGTTCATAATTTGATAGCTGAAGCACTCACCAGACCAGGAGAATCAGTGAGTTCTGTGTTGACTTCAACCACTTTCCCTGAAATAGGAGAGTTGATGTCGCTAGTCGCTTTGACGCTTTCAACTGCGCCAAAACTCGCACCTTGCTTCACTTCAACGCCCTTATCAGGTAGTTCGACATATACAACATCGCCCAGGTGATGTTGGGCATGATCAGTAATGCCTACGGTAGCAGAATTGCCTTCCACTTTCACCCATTCATGAGAATCGGCATACTTTAGATCCTTGATGACTGCAGAGGTCAAACGAGAGATCTTGATGATAGATATCATATGAACAAAACCTTGACAAATTTCATGATTACGATAGTTCAAATAAGATATATTCAGATCAAGGCAAGTTAATATATTTCCAATATTAGCTACCATGAATTAACAAAACATGTTTGTAAACCAATTCTACCGTACTTAGTTACTTGAGTTTAAAAGTTCATATATTTTACATTGTAGAAACTAGTATTTGCCACTATACCAAAAATAGTAGCTCAAGTGTCTTGTTACATTGTTTCCATCGACATACCATGTAACCAACAACAAAGGACTACATTGGAAATTGTTGTTACTCCTGAACAACCAACTTTCGTTATTGTACCTAATGTCAAGTCAAGCCGGTGCTTTTGTATGCTTTGCAGATTGAGGCTATTTGGAAAAAGCTAACACACACGCATTGAGCTAGACAAATCTCAAATATAGGGCATGGAAGATTCCGAAGAAGACGTAGCAATATTGATAACGAGCATTGTCCTTTCCACAACATACTTCCACATCAGACCACTCTGTGTTCGTTTTAACATTTGGAATGGGCCAACTATGCTCGGGTTTAACATCCAAACACATCAAAACTGATCACAAATGTGATAGTAGTGTAATAAATGTCTCAAATATTCGAAGGAGGAGTTGGTAACAGCAAATTGCTTACTTTTCGTCACGTAAAAGACAGATCACTTTTAAAACAAATTGGCATGTTAAACAACCGGATAAAATTCCACAGCAATTATTTATCGTTCTCAAGAACGTTAACATAATTTCGCAAGTAGTCCAAAAATGCACAAAGAATAAgagaacacacacacacacacaaagaaATGCATtcataattaaaacaaaaccaTCCATG comes from Primulina huaijiensis isolate GDHJ02 chromosome 2, ASM1229523v2, whole genome shotgun sequence and encodes:
- the LOC140968949 gene encoding glycine cleavage system H protein 2, mitochondrial-like, whose product is MASKLWATRAASYLRISVSNRCFATVIKDLKYADSHEWVKVEGNSATVGITDHAQHHLGDVVYVELPDKGVEVKQGASFGAVESVKATSDINSPISGKVVEVNTELTDSPGLINASPYEKGWIIKVEISEADEMNNLMGHDHYTKFCEEEDAKH